The window GCTGCCCTTCAGGTTCTCAGGTTGTCTAGACCAGTGTTCCACAACGTGAAGCGTGCCCGGTACGGACCTTCGTCCCGTCCCGTGTGGTCGTCGGACCGCGGCCTCGATCCGACACTCGTCCTCCACAGACTGCCTCGCGCCGTTGTCGGACGCGAGCCGTACTCTGGGCCCCATGCAGAGCGCGTCGGACCGGCACGAGTACCCCGCCCACTGGGAAGCCGACGTGGTGCTGCGCGACGGCGGCACCGCACGCATCCGCCCCATCACCGTTGATGACGCCGAGCGCCTGGTCAGCTTCTACGAGCAGGTCTCGGACGAGTCGAAGTACTACCGCTTCTTCGCGCCCTACCCGCGCCTGTCCGCCAAGGACGTCCACCGCTTCACGCACCACGACTTTGTGGACAGGGTGGGACTCGCGGCCACGATCGGCGGCGAGTTCATCGCAACCGTACGCTATGACCGCATTGGTGCCGACGGGCTGCCCGCCTCCGCCCCCGCGGACGAGGCCGAGGTCGCCTTCCTCGTCCAGGACGCCCATCAGGGACGCGGGGTCGCCTCCGCGCTGCTCGAACACATCGGCGCGGTCGCGCGCGAGCGCGGGATCCGCCGGTTCGCCGCCGAGGTGCTGCCCGCCAACACCAAGATGATCAAGGTGTTCACGGACGCCGGGTACACCCAGAAGCGCAGCTTCGAGGACGGCGTAGTCCGCCTGGAGTTCGACCTGGAGCCGACCGACCGCTCGCTCGCCGTGCAGCACGCGCGCGAACAGCGCGCCGAGGCGCGGTCCGTCCAACGGCTGCTGGTCCCCGGCTCCGTGGCCGTGATCGGCGCGGGCCGTAACCCGGGTGGGGTGGGCCGCAGCGTCCTCGACAACATCCGGGAGGGCGGGTTCCAAGGGCCGCTCTACGCCGTCAATCAGGCGTTCCCCGACGAGCTGAAGGAGCTCGCCGGGGTACCCGCCTACCGCTCGGTGCGCGACATCGACGGCCATGTCGACCTCGCCGTCGTCGCCGTGCCCGCCGAACAGGTTCCCGAGGTCGTCACCGAGTGCGGTGAGCACGGCGTCCAGGGGCTGGTCGTGGTCTCCGCCGGGTACGCCGAGAGCGGGCCCGAAGGGCGTGACCGCCAGCGCGAACTCGTCCGGCACGCGCGCGCGTACGGCATGCGGATCATCGGGCCGAACGCCTTCGGGGTCATCAACACCTCGGCGGACGTACGGCTGAACGCCTCGCTCGCGCCCGAGATGCCACGCCCCGGGCGGATAGGGCTGTTCGCCCAGTCCGGCGCCATCGGCATCGCCCTGCTGTCCCGGCTGCACCGGCGCGGCGGCGGGGTCACCGGGGTCACCGGTGTGTCCACCTTCGTCTCCTCCGGGAACCGGGCCGATGTGTCCGGCAATGACGTCCTCCAGTACTGGTACGACGACCCGGACACCGATGTGGCCCTCATGTACCTGGAGTCCATCGGCAACCCGCGCAAGTTCACCCGGCTCGCCCGGCGGACGGCGGCGGCGAAGCCGCTGGTCGTGGTGCAGGGCGCGCGGCACGGCGGGGCGGCTCCGCAGGGGCATGCCGTACGGGCGACGCGGTTGCCGCATGCCACCGTGTCGGCCCTGCTGCGGCAGGCCGGGGTGATCCGGGTGGACACGATCACCGAGCTCGTCGACGCGGGGCTGCTGCTCGCCCGCCAGCCGCTGCCGGCCGGTCCGCGCGTGGCGATCCTCGGCAACTCCGAGTCCCTGGGCCTGCTGACGTACGACGCGTGCCTGTCCGAAGGGCTACGGCCGCTGCCGCCGCTGGACCTGACGACGGGAGCTTCGGCGCGGGACTTCCGGGCGGCGCTGTCGCGAGCGCTGGCCGACGACACCTGCGACTCCGTCGTGGTGACCGCGATCCCGGCGATCGGGGAGCCGTCGCCGGGGGACGCGGTGCTGGCGGAGGCACTGCGGTCGGCGGCGGAGGAGGTGCCGGGGAAGCCGGTGCTGGTGGTGCATGTGGAACTGGGCGGGTTGGCGGAAGCGCTGTCGGCGGCTGCCAGTACGGCACCGGGCGCCGCGGTCGAGGCGGGGCCGGTCGAGCAGCCCGGCGCTCACGGGGTGCCGGCCTTCGATGGGCCGGGAGCCGCCCTGGGCGGCACGCATGCCCGCGGCCTGGTGGAACAGGCCGGCTCCGGCAAGGCGGAGGCACCTGACGAAGACGCGCGCGAACCCCGCCTCATCCCCGCCTACCCCGCCGCCGAGCGAGCCGTCCGTGCCCTCGCCGAAGCCGTGAAGTACGCCCAGTGGCGGCGGGAAGCCGCCGAGCCCGGGCGAGTGCCCGAGTACGAGGACATCGACGAGCGGGGAGCGGCCGCGCTGATCGATGGGCTGCTGGCGAGGGGGCAGGGGCTCACGCTCGGGTCCGAGGAGACCTGTGAGCTGCTCGGGACGTACGGCATTCACGTGCTGCGGGCCCTTCCCGCGCCCACTCCCGACGACGCCGCCGAAGCCGCCCGGGCCGTCGGTTACCCCGTCGCCCTCAAGGCCACCGCCCCGCACCTGCGACACCGCGCCGACCTGGGGGGCGTACGGCTGGATCTCGCGGACGAGGAGCAACTGCGGCGGGCGTACGCCGAGTTGGTCGAGCTGTTCGGGAAGCCGGAGGAGCTGCGGCCGGTCGTGCAGGCGATGGCTCCGCGCGGGGTGGACACCGTCGTACGGGCCGTGATCGACCCGGCGGCCGGTGCCGTGCTGTCGTTCGCGCTCGCCGGGGCCGCGTCCCAGCTCCTCGGGGACATGGCGCACCGCCTGATCCCGGTCACCGACCGCGAGGCGACCTCCCTGGTGCGCTCGATCCGGACGGCGCCGCTCCTGTTCGGCTGGCGAGGTTCGACCCCGGTCGACACCCCCGCACTGGAGGAGCTGCTGCTCCGGGTGTCGCGCCTGGTCCACGACCACCCCGAGGTCGTCGCCGTGACCCTGGAGCCGGTCGTCGTCGCCCCGCACGGTCTGACCGTGCTCGGCGCCACCGTACGGCTGGCCCCGCCGCCCGCCCGCGACGACCTCGGCCCGCGCACGCTCCCCGCCTACTGAGGGGCGCGAGCGGTCCCTCGCAGTCAGTGGGCCCCCGTAGGATGGGGGCCATGGCCAAGACCAGTACGACGACCCAGGGGCTGCGAGCGGCGATCGAGCGCAGCGGCTACTACCCGGCCCTCGTGGCCGAGGCGGTGGAGGCCGCCGTGGGCGGCGAGCCCATCCGGTCGTACCTGGTCCACCAGGAGACCACGTTCGATCAGAACGAGGTGCGGCGGCATGTCACCGTGCTGGTCCTCACCGACAACCGCTTCATCGTCAGCCACACCGACGAGCAGGCCGCGGACACCACCTCCCCGACCCCGTACGCCACGACCTCCACGGAGTCGGTCAAGATCGGCCGGATCTCGTCGGTCGTGCTCAGCCGGGTGGTCGCCAACCCGGAGTCGTACACGCCGGGCACGCTGCCCCGCGAGGTCGTGCTGACCATCGGCTGGGGCGCGGTCTCCCGGATCGAT of the Streptomyces sp. NBC_00287 genome contains:
- a CDS encoding DUF5998 family protein, encoding MGAMAKTSTTTQGLRAAIERSGYYPALVAEAVEAAVGGEPIRSYLVHQETTFDQNEVRRHVTVLVLTDNRFIVSHTDEQAADTTSPTPYATTSTESVKIGRISSVVLSRVVANPESYTPGTLPREVVLTIGWGAVSRIDLEPAACGDPNCEADHGYTGSSTADDLSLRVSEAGDGPETVRQALAFAQALSEATADTTR
- a CDS encoding bifunctional acetate--CoA ligase family protein/GNAT family N-acetyltransferase, encoding MQSASDRHEYPAHWEADVVLRDGGTARIRPITVDDAERLVSFYEQVSDESKYYRFFAPYPRLSAKDVHRFTHHDFVDRVGLAATIGGEFIATVRYDRIGADGLPASAPADEAEVAFLVQDAHQGRGVASALLEHIGAVARERGIRRFAAEVLPANTKMIKVFTDAGYTQKRSFEDGVVRLEFDLEPTDRSLAVQHAREQRAEARSVQRLLVPGSVAVIGAGRNPGGVGRSVLDNIREGGFQGPLYAVNQAFPDELKELAGVPAYRSVRDIDGHVDLAVVAVPAEQVPEVVTECGEHGVQGLVVVSAGYAESGPEGRDRQRELVRHARAYGMRIIGPNAFGVINTSADVRLNASLAPEMPRPGRIGLFAQSGAIGIALLSRLHRRGGGVTGVTGVSTFVSSGNRADVSGNDVLQYWYDDPDTDVALMYLESIGNPRKFTRLARRTAAAKPLVVVQGARHGGAAPQGHAVRATRLPHATVSALLRQAGVIRVDTITELVDAGLLLARQPLPAGPRVAILGNSESLGLLTYDACLSEGLRPLPPLDLTTGASARDFRAALSRALADDTCDSVVVTAIPAIGEPSPGDAVLAEALRSAAEEVPGKPVLVVHVELGGLAEALSAAASTAPGAAVEAGPVEQPGAHGVPAFDGPGAALGGTHARGLVEQAGSGKAEAPDEDAREPRLIPAYPAAERAVRALAEAVKYAQWRREAAEPGRVPEYEDIDERGAAALIDGLLARGQGLTLGSEETCELLGTYGIHVLRALPAPTPDDAAEAARAVGYPVALKATAPHLRHRADLGGVRLDLADEEQLRRAYAELVELFGKPEELRPVVQAMAPRGVDTVVRAVIDPAAGAVLSFALAGAASQLLGDMAHRLIPVTDREATSLVRSIRTAPLLFGWRGSTPVDTPALEELLLRVSRLVHDHPEVVAVTLEPVVVAPHGLTVLGATVRLAPPPARDDLGPRTLPAY